GGATTGGGAGGAGCATGAGAACGATCCCATGAACCACACCATCTATGCGGCCGAGATCCTCGAGGGCGAGGGCGCATCGCCCGAGCTCATTCGCGCCATCCAGACGCACACGTCCGATTTCAACACCTCTCTGCCCAAGCCCGAGCTGCAGATGGAAAAGATACTGTTTGCCTGCGACGAGCTCACCGGCTTGATCGGCGCTGCCGTCATCATGCGTCCGAGTAAGAGCGTCATGGACTTTACGACCAAGTCGCTCAAGAAAAAGTTCAAGGACAAGCGCTTTGCCGCCGGCTGCTCGCGCGACGTGATTGCGCAGGGTGCCGAGATGCTGGGCTGGGAGCTCCCCGAGCTCTTCGACCGTACCATCGCGGCCATGCAATCCTTCGCCCCCGACCGCGACACCTTCCAGGCTTAATTCCAAAACCACCACAAAGGGGACAGGCACCTTTGTGGTGGTTTTTGTTTGCGCAGGCGTTAGGGGCGGACCTGGCCAGTGCCTCGAAGCTTGTATTTGTAGGTGGTGAGAGCCTCGGCGGCAAAGGGGCCACGGGCGTGGAGCTTTTGGGTCGAGATGCCGATCTCGGCGCCCAGGCCAAACTCGCCGCCATCGGTAAAGCGCGTGCTGGCGTTAGCGTACACGGCCGAGGCATCGACCGCATCGAGGAAGCGCTCGCAAGCATCCGTGTCCTCGGCAACGATGGCCTCGGAGTGCATCGTGCCGTAACGATTGATGTGCGCAATGGCCTCGTCCTCGTTTGCCACGACCTTCACGCTCATCTCGAGCGCCAGATACTCGCGACCCCAGTCCTCCTCAGTCGCGGCAACGTAGTCATCACCCTCCACAAAGCCGGCGTCGGCGCATGCGGCGCACGTGGCCTCGTCGCCGTGAATGAGTACGCCGTGGTCATGCAGCACGGCCACGACCGCGGGCAAAAACGCATCGGACAC
The DNA window shown above is from Collinsella aerofaciens and carries:
- a CDS encoding HD domain-containing protein codes for the protein MAEPLTAGITRDRAFELLNEHNKDPFHITHGETVEGTMRYFARDFDPENEEFWGIVGLLHDLDWEEHENDPMNHTIYAAEILEGEGASPELIRAIQTHTSDFNTSLPKPELQMEKILFACDELTGLIGAAVIMRPSKSVMDFTTKSLKKKFKDKRFAAGCSRDVIAQGAEMLGWELPELFDRTIAAMQSFAPDRDTFQA